The genomic window TCATATTTGAGCCTATGTTTTACAAGAGTGCCACCTAGTCTTTTAAAATTATGTTTCACCAAAATAGTTATTTCTTCTGGTTATTCacctttttcttctattttaatggtcaTTTTAGTAGATATGcatatggttattttaatttttatatagataattattttgattggattggatttagttatatataattaaaatatgttagatgttcaatccattaggtatgcagatgattatttttatccttaagtggatgATGTGGCGTGTGGCAAGCTCAGTAGAGACAATGAAATTAGATGATTATTGACGAAGGTAGGGTGGCTACtgattgaaaaagaagagaatattgaAGTAAAATGCTTTAGTAAATTAGGATTTGATatggttattttttaaaataactatctgaattttttaaaaatttaaaatttaaaattggataatttgaaatttgatatGAAATAATTGAACTAgagtttttgaatttattatttatttttattgagctaaataaccaacctattgtacacattgtcgAGATTTTTCATTAGCTCCCTAACgagatttttttttatcattagatAATGAATTATGTGTTAtaaaagtattatttttttttaaatgtggctaaataaataaaataaagtgaaaCTCAATTGAGTTCACgtaaaattgataattgaaaactattagatgatttgactaaatttttatctcacGATAAACTATTAGATTATCCGATCATTAGTTCATCCCATTAATTCAATTTCACGATCGATTAAATNNNNNNNNNNNNNNNNNNNNNNNNNNNNNNNNNNNNNNNNNNNNNNNNNNNNNNNNNNNNNNNNNNNNNNNNNNNNNNNNNNNNNNNNNNNNNNNNNNNNNNNNNNNNNNNNNNNNNNNNNNNNNNNNNNNNNNNNNNNNNNNNNNNNNNNNNNNNNNNNNNNNNNNNNNNNNNNNNNNNNNNNNNNNNNNNNNNNNNNNNNNNNNNNNNNNNNNNNNNNNNNNNNNNNNNNNNNNNNNNNNNNNNNNNNNNNNNNNNNNNNNNNNNNNNNNNNNNNNNNNNNNNNNNNNNNNNNNNNNNNNNNNNNNNNNNNNNNNNNNNNNNNNNNNNNNNNNNNNNNNNNNNNNNNNNNNNNNNNNNNNNNNNNNNNNNNNNNNNNNNNNNNNNNNNNNNNNNNNNNNNNNNNNNNNNNNNNNNNNNNNNNNNNNNNNNNNNNNNNNNNNNNNNNNNNNNNNNNNNNNNNNNNNNNNNNNNNNNCTTAACACTCCTCTTAAAATAATATCaatcaaatattaaatatatattaaaaaagaaaGTTCATACCAATTAGAGGTGAAATTTGTTAGAAGAATCCCGctacatttcttcttcttttcatgcTATCTTTCTTCGTAGTTTCCTTAATTTACATATAATTGGTAGCTTCCTAAAATATGAATCAACCCTTCTTGTGGTCTCTATATATATATTGTCGTAATTATTGAATGTATCTCATTCTCAGGTCAATCACTTTGATTCTCCTTctagactcttcttcttcttctcctagtTCTTcaagagctctctctctctctctctctctctctttctcttggtTCCTTCCTTGGCCTTCTATTCCATGGCTTCTGATCTTCAAGCGAGGGCCAAAGAGGCATTCGTCGATGAAGACTATGATCTCGCGATGGACCTTCTCACTAAGGCCATCGCTTTTGAATCTAACAACGCTCAATACTATGCCGATCGTGCCCAAGCCAACATCAAACTCAACAACCTCGCTGGTCACCATTATATTCCCTCTTTTTTCCATTGTGTTTTCGGGGTTTATGATTGCTTTAAtgattcctttctttttttttttcttttttttttgtctacagAGGCTGTTGCTGATGCAAACATGGCAATTGAGTTGAATCCTTCTCTCCCAAAAGCATATTTGCGGAAAGGGTGAGAACAGTTCtgccattttttattatttccacCTATGATTATCACCACGAGTATTGTATAGAATGTCATCAATGCTATTAACTACATTCTTATCTTGCATTGTATTATTATAATCCTTGTTGCTGTTGCTGTTGTTAAGTCCACTCTCATCAAACATTTTTGTTGCAGTACTGCATGCATGAAGCTTAAGGAATATCAGACAGCTAAGGCAGCTCTAGAGATGGGTGCTTCATTGGCTCCAGGGGATTCAAAATTCATTGATATGCTCAAACAATGTCATGAGCTCATTGCTGGTAATAATTTGTTCTTTCTTTATGTAATGTGTTGTTACTTTTTCCAGTCCAACTTTTAGATTTCATTTAAGCTGTGATATAGTACGATATGTCATGACTATCGAGAGATAAACGTGGATGCATTTAATTTTATGCTATGAAAGTGACACGTGTTTGGTGGTCTAAAATGTTGAACAGAAGAATCTGATGTCACACCTATAATACCAGAAAAGCACACGACAACTCGGGGTGTTTCTGCCAAAGAACTTGAGCAAGTGAATGACGTTTCACAGCAGATGACAATAGCAGTTGCTAAACCTAAATACAGGTTGGTGGAACTTGTTTGTTTCATGTGCCAATTGCCATGGTGCATGCAGATGTTTTTCTAATGTACTTCCTGTAATGATTTAGCCTTATCTTATAATATGGCTTCAAGCCCTTAATACTATATTTGCATTATAATGGTGAATTTTGAAAATATAATATCAATGCAGGCATGAATTCTACCAAAAACCTGATGAGGTGGTGGTTACCATTTTTGCAAAGGGCATTCCACGGGACAGCGTGACTGTTGATTTTGGTGAACAAATAGTAAGTGCTGCATTACTTATTGCAGGATTTTGTCAAAGCATATGTGTTATTTTTGTTACAGTTGCATACATCTTGACAAACAAGTAAACAAATCACATTCtaaacttgtttatttattttgctcTAGCTAAGTGTTAGAATCGATGTACCTGGTGAGGATGCATATGCTCTTCAACCTCGCTTGTTTGGAAAGGTGTGAAACAGAGCTTCCTTGTCA from Arachis ipaensis cultivar K30076 chromosome B09, Araip1.1, whole genome shotgun sequence includes these protein-coding regions:
- the LOC107619699 gene encoding protein SGT1 homolog A isoform X1; the encoded protein is MASDLQARAKEAFVDEDYDLAMDLLTKAIAFESNNAQYYADRAQANIKLNNLAEAVADANMAIELNPSLPKAYLRKGTACMKLKEYQTAKAALEMGASLAPGDSKFIDMLKQCHELIAEESDVTPIIPEKHTTTRGVSAKELEQVNDVSQQMTIAVAKPKYRHEFYQKPDEVVVTIFAKGIPRDSVTVDFGEQILSVRIDVPGEDAYALQPRLFGKIVPSRCRYEVLSTKMEIRLAKAEPIHWAALEFRGGATVPQRAIVSSVINVQRPTYPSSKPKRVDWDKLEAQVKKEEKDEKLDGDAALNKFFRQIYQDADEDTRRAMSKSFVESNGTVLSTNWKEVGSKKVQGSAPDGMELKKWEY
- the LOC107619699 gene encoding protein SGT1 homolog B isoform X3, which codes for MASDLQARAKEAFVDEDYDLAMDLLTKAIAFESNNAQYYADRAQANIKLNNLAEAVADANMAIELNPSLPKAYLRKGTACMKLKEYQTAKAALEMGASLAPGDSKFIDMLKQCHELIAEESDVTPIIPEKHTTTRGVSAKELEQVNDVSQQMTIAVAKPKYRHEFYQKPDEVVVTIFAKGIPRDSVTVDFGEQIIVPSRCRYEVLSTKMEIRLAKAEPIHWAALEFRGGATVPQRAIVSSVINVQRPTYPSSKPKRVDWDKLEAQVKKEEKDEKLDGDAALNKFFRQIYQDADEDTRRAMSKSFVESNGTVLSTNWKEVGSKKVQGSAPDGMELKKWEY
- the LOC107619699 gene encoding protein SGT1 homolog A isoform X2; the protein is MASDLQARAKEAFVDEDYDLAMDLLTKAIAFESNNAQYYADRAQANIKLNNLAEAVADANMAIELNPSLPKAYLRKGTACMKLKEYQTAKAALEMGASLAPGDSKFIDMLKQCHELIAESDVTPIIPEKHTTTRGVSAKELEQVNDVSQQMTIAVAKPKYRHEFYQKPDEVVVTIFAKGIPRDSVTVDFGEQILSVRIDVPGEDAYALQPRLFGKIVPSRCRYEVLSTKMEIRLAKAEPIHWAALEFRGGATVPQRAIVSSVINVQRPTYPSSKPKRVDWDKLEAQVKKEEKDEKLDGDAALNKFFRQIYQDADEDTRRAMSKSFVESNGTVLSTNWKEVGSKKVQGSAPDGMELKKWEY